One genomic window of Desulfovibrio subterraneus includes the following:
- a CDS encoding sigma 54-interacting transcriptional regulator, translating into MARIFIIDADPAFCESLGAIVAGLGHQAEHTQSLTAALASPSLRNADILFLNTALPDGSGLEALPKLRTLPARPEVIMTTDAASADGAERAIRNGAWDYVAKQGAVDRMVLPLIRALDYRGRKPVKRGEVRLKRDSIIGGSPGLARCLDIVSEAAASDASTLLYGETGVGKEVFARAIHDNSQRNTGPFVAVDCASLSRTLAGSTLFGHRKGAFTGADKDRDGLVAQAHKGTLFLDEIGELPLAMQKIFLRVLQEHRFRPVGGRAEITSDFRLICATNRNLEEMVSRGTFRSDLLFRMRTVVMHIPPLRERIDDLPELANHYIRRICGKYGMPAKSISTDLHAALREYQWPGNVRELIHTLERAVLAAQDETKLFSRHLPDHVRISIARAAANTQQTEDAPAALRPASGDVPAQADSKPVHAPLPPDAPLIPGTSDTPDTFTPPLRPGAFCSISESAEPTDLRDDLTLLPPATPTAGASAQTPTHQKSATPVRSLPSTPYSEIEDKPQSRQPLRPFFEYRDKAFLSYLIELMDQSNGDIATACTISELSRSYLYDLLKKYGIATPQRKCR; encoded by the coding sequence ATGGCACGCATATTCATCATAGACGCCGATCCTGCCTTCTGCGAATCGCTCGGCGCCATTGTGGCCGGACTCGGACATCAGGCGGAGCATACGCAGTCGCTGACCGCCGCCCTTGCTTCGCCTTCGCTGCGTAATGCCGACATCCTTTTTCTGAATACCGCCCTGCCCGACGGCAGCGGCCTTGAAGCCCTGCCCAAGCTGCGCACACTGCCCGCCAGGCCCGAAGTGATAATGACCACGGATGCCGCCTCGGCAGACGGGGCGGAGCGCGCCATCCGCAACGGTGCATGGGACTACGTGGCCAAGCAGGGTGCGGTGGACCGCATGGTGCTGCCGCTCATACGCGCGCTGGATTATCGTGGACGCAAACCCGTCAAGCGCGGTGAAGTGCGGCTCAAGCGCGACTCCATCATCGGCGGCAGCCCCGGTCTTGCCCGGTGTCTGGATATTGTTTCCGAGGCTGCAGCATCGGACGCATCCACCCTGCTGTACGGCGAAACCGGCGTAGGTAAAGAAGTGTTCGCCCGCGCCATTCACGACAACAGCCAGCGCAACACCGGCCCCTTTGTGGCCGTGGACTGCGCGTCCCTGTCCAGAACGCTGGCAGGCTCCACGCTTTTCGGTCACCGCAAGGGTGCGTTCACCGGTGCGGACAAGGATAGAGACGGCCTCGTGGCGCAGGCCCACAAAGGCACCCTGTTCCTTGACGAAATAGGCGAGTTGCCACTTGCCATGCAGAAAATATTTCTGCGCGTGCTGCAGGAACACCGCTTCCGCCCCGTGGGCGGACGTGCTGAAATCACCTCTGACTTTCGCCTGATCTGCGCCACCAACCGCAACCTTGAAGAAATGGTTTCGCGCGGCACATTCCGCAGCGACCTGCTTTTCCGCATGCGCACTGTTGTCATGCACATTCCGCCGCTGCGCGAACGCATAGACGACCTGCCCGAACTCGCCAATCACTACATCAGGCGCATATGCGGCAAATACGGCATGCCTGCCAAGAGCATTTCCACCGACCTGCATGCGGCGCTCAGGGAATACCAGTGGCCGGGCAACGTCCGCGAGCTCATCCATACGCTGGAACGCGCAGTGCTTGCAGCACAGGATGAGACAAAGCTCTTTTCACGCCACCTGCCGGACCACGTCCGCATCAGCATTGCACGGGCAGCCGCCAACACCCAGCAGACAGAGGATGCCCCCGCTGCCCTGCGTCCGGCCTCCGGCGACGTTCCTGCCCAAGCGGATTCAAAGCCGGTTCACGCCCCTCTGCCCCCCGACGCCCCGCTCATTCCCGGCACTTCTGACACTCCCGACACTTTCACCCCGCCACTCCGGCCCGGGGCATTTTGCAGTATCAGTGAAAGCGCAGAACCAACAGACCTGCGCGACGACCTTACGCTGCTGCCCCCCGCCACCCCCACAGCAGGTGCTTCTGCTCAAACGCCAACACATCAGAAAAGCGCCACACCTGTCAGGAGCCTCCCCTCTACGCCTTATTCCGAAATTGAAGACAAGCCGCAATCCCGACAGCCACTGCGGCCGTTCTTCGAATATCGGGACAAGGCTTTTCTCAGCTATCTTATTGAACTCATGGACCAAAGCAACGGCGACATCGCTACAGCATGCACTATTTCCGAGCTATCACGGTCCTACCTGTACGATCTGCTGAAGAAATATGGCATTGCCACACCGCAACGGAAATGCCGTTAA
- a CDS encoding hybrid sensor histidine kinase/response regulator, giving the protein MTEHHTPPTVRPQLPQREEHDVRSFFDNAVEGMFRKSRTGTFLLVNPALSKIFGYPSPGAMLRQFPEDRHSILLDAPRFLEMLEQLKSHGNISNFELQFRRKDGRLIWGLINARAVYTTKGSIRYYEGTLVDITQRKESEFQRAFIEEQLRQSQKLEAVSILAGGMAADFGTLLQPILGNTEEALRNIPENHTVRRNLNEVLGAANRAKALMYQFLTISRQREGDKRPVAITPFITETLDDLRPLLPMEVELREDLSAHPDTVLADPVQIRQVLENLMSNAIRAVGETGTISVSLRNVELDERTAAFRADLSPGHYIRLTVQDSGCGMTEQIATRIFEPFFTTESNSGAQGLGLSVAHGIARAHDGGITVLSEPELGSTFCLYLPSHAREVDQSQPLAPAPRLGSERILVVDGDPRELRKWRGLLAPLGYRIDTISGSVEALRVFMESPATFDLIVTAFAMQQMNGLELARTVRGIHPDVKVALCRDAADPVTLDLARESGICCFARKPMDSQAMLHLLEIALDTKQE; this is encoded by the coding sequence ATGACAGAGCACCACACCCCGCCCACCGTCCGCCCGCAGCTGCCGCAGAGAGAAGAACATGACGTACGCAGCTTTTTCGACAACGCCGTGGAAGGCATGTTCCGCAAATCCCGCACCGGAACATTCCTGCTGGTGAACCCTGCCCTGTCCAAAATTTTCGGCTACCCCTCGCCGGGTGCCATGCTGCGCCAGTTTCCGGAAGACCGGCATTCCATATTGCTGGATGCCCCCCGCTTTCTCGAAATGCTTGAGCAGCTCAAATCGCACGGCAACATTTCCAACTTTGAGCTGCAGTTCCGCCGCAAGGACGGCAGACTCATATGGGGGCTCATCAATGCCCGCGCCGTATACACCACCAAGGGGTCCATCAGATATTACGAAGGCACGCTGGTAGACATAACCCAGCGCAAGGAAAGCGAATTCCAGCGCGCGTTCATTGAAGAACAGCTACGCCAGTCACAGAAACTGGAGGCGGTGAGCATTCTTGCAGGCGGCATGGCCGCAGACTTCGGCACCTTGCTGCAACCCATTCTGGGCAACACGGAAGAAGCCCTGCGCAACATTCCGGAAAACCACACGGTGCGCCGCAACCTGAACGAAGTGCTGGGCGCGGCCAACAGGGCCAAGGCCCTGATGTATCAGTTTCTCACCATCAGCCGCCAGCGCGAAGGCGACAAACGCCCCGTGGCCATCACACCGTTCATTACCGAAACGCTCGATGACCTGCGCCCGCTGCTTCCCATGGAAGTGGAACTGCGCGAAGACCTTTCCGCCCACCCTGATACAGTGCTGGCAGACCCAGTGCAGATCCGGCAGGTGCTGGAAAACCTGATGAGCAACGCCATACGAGCCGTGGGCGAAACCGGCACCATCAGTGTGAGCCTGCGCAACGTGGAACTGGATGAACGCACGGCCGCCTTCCGTGCCGACCTCAGTCCGGGGCATTACATCCGCCTCACCGTGCAGGACTCCGGCTGCGGCATGACGGAGCAGATCGCCACCCGTATCTTCGAGCCCTTCTTCACCACAGAAAGCAACAGCGGCGCTCAGGGACTGGGCCTTTCCGTGGCGCACGGCATTGCCCGTGCACACGACGGCGGCATAACCGTTCTTTCCGAGCCGGAACTCGGGTCCACCTTCTGCCTGTATCTGCCATCGCACGCCCGTGAAGTGGACCAGAGCCAGCCACTTGCCCCTGCCCCGCGCCTTGGCAGCGAACGCATTCTGGTTGTGGACGGCGACCCGCGCGAACTGCGCAAATGGCGCGGCCTGCTGGCTCCGCTGGGCTACCGTATCGACACCATTTCCGGCAGTGTCGAAGCCTTGCGCGTTTTCATGGAATCGCCCGCCACCTTCGACCTCATTGTTACGGCCTTTGCCATGCAGCAGATGAACGGGCTTGAGCTTGCACGCACCGTGCGGGGCATACACCCCGACGTAAAGGTAGCCTTGTGCAGGGATGCGGCAGACCCCGTCACGCTGGACCTTGCACGCGAATCCGGCATATGCTGCTTTGCACGCAAGCCCATGGATTCTCAGGCCATGCTGCACCTTCTGGAAATAGCGCTCGACACCAAGCAGGAGTAG
- a CDS encoding RHS repeat domain-containing protein — protein sequence MTRHSRANVGVARSRMITTEEYLRAMFGEQGEGWNMANTAGARGRGGAYDVSGMFASEWETQLDDSGLPVFADQAGYRPAGVNGPGAQADWFGALFSQGDDGEVDEGGNAVSGSDQPAAKARAAGTGGTGKRDSGRGVMPQAGPDQTRDLTPDMVPREEVRRFTVSAPGAASGTARGGTSSVALPAQRQVFAELFVKRDEEGRIVRKSLRTALGADVRTYAYDADGRLVASGMALGGDGDAGAAGGRMVPRSAGAAVVDRQRYGQPSGATELVSEAYAYGSAGERLVSACAGKGETRYAYDEAGRLIQAGAVRFVYDQSGRLTRRLSSGGETRFAYDAAGNLTSVVLPDGKAVEYLLDAVGRRIAKFVNGARVENYAWHDTVTLEAVSRGDGAVLCRFIYEEGARMPVCMECDGQRYSLAFDHVGTPFAVANPNGDLIQVYRHDAFGNIDNVLVQNVPIPIGFGGGLLDPDTGLVHLGAREYDPSIGRFIQPDPLGYAGGDVDVYGYCLDDPINLVDPMGLEGAAVNEVRRPIAHAPIVVPGMPLLDYPTIRQSQYPEGVSVAGSAREKVDTGPVFENARRFGEDFSGITVDYFNFIQKIPDLRQILPELGAAGLAELQKRDGGSGEQGSPHGRKWDRGR from the coding sequence ATGACGAGGCATTCTCGTGCAAATGTAGGCGTAGCCCGTTCCCGCATGATAACTACGGAAGAGTATCTGCGGGCCATGTTCGGCGAACAGGGTGAAGGCTGGAACATGGCCAACACTGCAGGGGCGCGCGGCAGGGGTGGTGCGTATGATGTGAGCGGCATGTTTGCAAGCGAGTGGGAAACGCAACTCGACGACAGCGGGTTGCCCGTGTTTGCAGATCAGGCTGGGTATCGTCCTGCGGGAGTGAATGGCCCCGGCGCTCAGGCGGATTGGTTCGGCGCACTCTTTTCGCAGGGAGATGATGGAGAGGTGGATGAGGGCGGCAACGCTGTATCGGGTAGTGATCAGCCTGCAGCGAAGGCTCGTGCTGCCGGAACCGGAGGCACTGGGAAAAGGGATTCCGGGAGAGGCGTCATGCCGCAGGCTGGGCCGGACCAAACTCGTGATCTGACACCGGACATGGTGCCCCGCGAGGAGGTGCGACGCTTCACAGTGAGTGCACCGGGGGCTGCATCAGGAACTGCACGCGGGGGTACCTCCAGCGTTGCTCTGCCCGCCCAACGTCAGGTGTTTGCCGAACTCTTCGTGAAGCGGGATGAGGAGGGGCGAATCGTTCGTAAATCTCTGCGCACCGCATTGGGGGCGGACGTGCGCACCTACGCCTACGATGCAGATGGGCGTCTTGTCGCAAGCGGTATGGCTCTTGGCGGTGACGGGGATGCGGGCGCGGCAGGTGGGCGGATGGTGCCTCGTTCTGCCGGGGCTGCTGTGGTTGATCGCCAGCGGTACGGGCAGCCTTCAGGTGCAACTGAACTCGTGAGCGAGGCCTATGCCTATGGTTCCGCAGGCGAGCGTCTGGTCTCGGCCTGCGCTGGCAAGGGGGAGACTCGTTATGCTTACGATGAGGCTGGTCGCTTGATACAGGCCGGTGCCGTGCGATTCGTGTATGACCAGTCCGGCAGGCTGACTCGCCGCCTCAGTTCGGGCGGGGAAACCCGTTTTGCCTATGATGCTGCCGGAAATCTCACTTCTGTTGTACTTCCGGATGGTAAGGCGGTGGAGTATCTGCTGGACGCTGTGGGAAGGCGTATCGCCAAGTTCGTGAATGGCGCCAGAGTGGAGAACTATGCATGGCATGACACTGTGACGTTGGAAGCGGTATCCCGTGGTGACGGTGCTGTCCTGTGCCGTTTTATATACGAAGAAGGCGCGCGTATGCCGGTCTGCATGGAATGTGACGGCCAACGCTACTCTCTTGCCTTCGACCATGTGGGCACCCCCTTTGCGGTTGCCAATCCAAACGGCGATTTGATACAGGTTTACAGGCACGATGCCTTTGGGAATATCGATAATGTGCTGGTGCAGAATGTGCCTATCCCCATCGGCTTCGGAGGTGGCCTGCTTGATCCCGACACCGGTCTGGTTCATCTCGGTGCCCGCGAGTACGACCCGAGTATCGGGCGCTTCATCCAGCCAGACCCCCTCGGCTACGCTGGCGGCGATGTGGATGTTTATGGCTACTGCCTTGATGATCCCATCAATCTGGTAGACCCAATGGGGCTGGAGGGAGCAGCTGTAAACGAGGTTCGTAGACCCATTGCCCATGCCCCTATAGTGGTGCCCGGAATGCCCCTCTTGGATTATCCGACTATCAGGCAGTCTCAGTATCCTGAAGGAGTGTCAGTTGCAGGGAGTGCCAGAGAGAAAGTGGATACTGGTCCGGTTTTTGAGAATGCGAGGAGGTTTGGAGAAGATTTTTCTGGTATTACTGTGGATTACTTTAATTTTATTCAGAAAATTCCAGATTTGAGACAGATTCTCCCGGAATTGGGAGCTGCCGGGCTAGCTGAGCTTCAAAAAAGGGACGGTGGGAGTGGGGAGCAAGGTTCTCCACATGGCAGGAAATGGGATCGGGGAAGATAA
- a CDS encoding BPL-N domain-containing protein, with protein MSSIYILWDESHIWGLLVWRAIEAMQLPYRIVRGEEISQGLLSCKPPALLLVPGGNARLKSDALGDAGLDAVRAYVNSGGSYLGFCGGAGLGLTSADGLGLCPWGRAKFTDRMQHFVSGHIHTSIGTDISKAGHLVPDTLGDSPLVPVWWPARFAPEEGTDVEVLASYTTPGEDFWIADLPLGTLPPGTFNDWEALYDIKLRPTFLTGQPCVLSGTYGKGRYVLSYTHLETPDSPDANRWLAHIIHELTRSEACPDGLSAAHSAVPPWDLEHAPTVWNDPALVEAREIFDDIVTIGKNHCLFFQRNAWLIGWRAGIPGANLNNLYSAICSAVSSNPTEDALAYWNEISATFLEKLRLFHEGVKGYLLAERLAMTLSKTFPETVSRESLKNQRTALFGPPMASGGLYLDLLNIIDRVMYLLLPRQ; from the coding sequence ATGTCAAGCATCTATATATTATGGGACGAATCCCACATCTGGGGCCTGCTCGTATGGCGGGCCATAGAAGCCATGCAACTGCCTTACCGCATCGTGCGGGGGGAAGAAATATCTCAGGGACTGCTTTCTTGCAAGCCGCCCGCGTTGCTGCTGGTACCCGGCGGTAATGCGCGGCTGAAGTCCGACGCACTGGGCGATGCAGGGCTTGACGCCGTGCGCGCCTATGTGAACAGCGGCGGCAGCTATCTGGGATTCTGCGGCGGCGCCGGACTGGGCCTGACCAGTGCGGACGGTCTGGGGCTATGCCCGTGGGGGCGCGCCAAGTTTACCGATCGCATGCAGCATTTTGTGAGCGGACACATTCACACCAGCATAGGCACGGATATTTCCAAAGCCGGACACCTTGTCCCTGACACACTGGGCGATTCCCCGCTGGTGCCCGTATGGTGGCCCGCCCGCTTTGCCCCTGAAGAGGGAACCGATGTGGAAGTGCTGGCAAGCTACACCACACCGGGCGAAGATTTCTGGATTGCCGACCTGCCCCTCGGCACCCTGCCCCCCGGCACCTTCAACGACTGGGAAGCCCTGTACGACATCAAGCTGCGCCCCACTTTTCTCACGGGTCAGCCCTGCGTGCTTTCCGGCACGTATGGCAAGGGCCGCTACGTGCTCAGCTACACGCATCTGGAAACGCCGGATTCACCGGACGCAAACCGCTGGCTCGCGCACATCATCCACGAGCTGACCAGAAGTGAAGCCTGCCCTGATGGATTATCCGCCGCTCACTCCGCAGTACCGCCGTGGGATCTGGAGCACGCGCCCACCGTGTGGAACGACCCTGCCCTTGTGGAAGCACGCGAAATTTTCGACGACATCGTCACCATAGGCAAAAACCACTGCCTCTTCTTTCAGCGCAATGCATGGCTCATCGGCTGGCGGGCCGGTATTCCCGGTGCGAACCTGAACAACCTGTACAGCGCCATCTGCTCGGCGGTGTCATCCAATCCAACGGAAGATGCGCTGGCATACTGGAACGAGATTTCTGCCACCTTCCTCGAGAAACTGCGTCTCTTCCATGAAGGCGTAAAGGGCTACCTGCTGGCAGAACGCCTTGCCATGACGCTTTCCAAGACCTTTCCGGAAACCGTCTCCCGCGAGTCTCTGAAGAACCAGCGCACCGCCCTTTTCGGGCCGCCCATGGCCAGCGGCGGGCTGTATCTTGACCTGCTGAACATCATCGACAGGGTCATGTATCTGCTGCTGCCGAGACAATAA
- a CDS encoding valine--tRNA ligase, with translation MSENALPKGYEPQDVEERWRNHWEENKVFTPDPNAEGEPYSIVIPPPNVTGALHMGHALNLTLQDILCRYQRQKGKNVLWIPGTDHAGIATQNVVERQLAKEGKGRHDLGREKFIERVWEWREEYGNRILNQVRKMGASVDWTRERFTMDEGLSKAVRKVFVELYNQGLIYKGDYIINWCPRCHTALADDEVDHSLEKGALHYIKYPLEDGSGHLTIATTRPETMLADTAVAVNPEDERFNHLIGKHVILPLVNRKLIIIGDKYVDIEFGTGCLKVTPAHDHNDWELGRKHNLEVMNILNDDGTLNELAGADYAGLTCPQARTKILAALEAEGFLDHIDAHDHNVGHCYRCKTVVEPYVSTQWFVAMTKLAPRAKAAVPEMTQIFPESWIKTYNHWLDNIRDWCISRQIWWGHRIPAWVCADCGELLVDTDTPAACKCGSTNLTQDEDVLDTWFSSALWPFTTMGWPDKTPELAKYYPTSVLVTGFDILFFWVARMMMMGLQFMDEVPFKHVYIHALVRDEQGKKMSKSTGNVIDPVEMIEKYGCDSLRFTLTSFAAMGRDIKLSEARIEGYRHFCNKIWNATRFALMNLPETAPAPVDLTKVDLHHKWILSRLEGLKKATEAATDAYQFNEVAQNHYKFIWNEFCDWYLELIKPDMRAGGEREKAAQYVLWIVLQEMMVLLHPVMPFITAEVWAVLPGIDNRDIATMPFPPARPECASRAAEADMELVQNTIVAVRTIKAELNISPSAKMDVLIRTASDEVRGLFDANKEVMLFLARLNSVSCGSDVKAPKASASSVVSGNEIILPLSGHVNFADELARLDKEIGKIEKDLKGVLGKLRNDSFVAKAPAEIVQKEKDRAVELEETLDTLQKLQKRFRDAME, from the coding sequence ATGTCGGAAAACGCACTCCCGAAGGGATACGAACCTCAGGACGTAGAAGAACGGTGGCGCAACCACTGGGAAGAGAACAAGGTCTTCACACCGGACCCGAACGCCGAGGGAGAACCCTACTCCATTGTCATTCCTCCGCCTAACGTCACGGGCGCCCTGCACATGGGCCACGCCCTTAACCTGACCCTGCAGGACATCCTCTGCCGCTACCAGCGCCAGAAGGGCAAGAACGTGCTGTGGATTCCCGGCACCGACCATGCAGGCATTGCCACCCAGAACGTGGTGGAACGCCAGCTCGCCAAGGAAGGCAAGGGCCGCCACGATCTCGGCCGTGAAAAGTTCATCGAGCGCGTGTGGGAATGGCGCGAAGAATACGGCAACCGTATTCTGAACCAGGTGCGCAAGATGGGCGCATCCGTGGACTGGACCCGCGAACGCTTCACCATGGACGAAGGTCTTTCCAAGGCCGTGCGCAAGGTATTTGTAGAGCTCTACAATCAGGGCCTCATCTACAAGGGCGACTACATCATCAACTGGTGTCCCCGTTGTCATACCGCGCTGGCCGACGATGAAGTGGATCACAGCCTTGAAAAGGGTGCGCTGCACTACATCAAATATCCTCTGGAAGACGGCTCCGGCCATCTGACCATCGCCACCACCCGTCCCGAGACCATGCTCGCGGACACCGCCGTGGCCGTGAACCCTGAAGACGAGCGCTTCAACCACCTCATCGGCAAGCATGTCATCCTGCCGCTGGTGAACCGCAAGCTTATCATCATCGGCGACAAGTACGTTGATATCGAGTTCGGTACCGGCTGCCTGAAGGTGACCCCCGCCCATGACCACAACGACTGGGAACTGGGCCGCAAGCACAACCTTGAGGTGATGAACATCCTCAACGACGACGGTACGCTCAACGAGCTTGCCGGAGCCGATTACGCAGGGCTGACCTGCCCGCAGGCACGCACCAAGATTCTGGCCGCGCTGGAAGCTGAAGGCTTCCTCGACCATATCGACGCGCACGACCATAACGTGGGCCACTGCTACCGCTGCAAGACCGTGGTGGAACCCTACGTGTCCACCCAGTGGTTTGTGGCCATGACCAAGCTGGCTCCGCGCGCCAAGGCCGCTGTGCCGGAAATGACCCAGATTTTCCCCGAGTCGTGGATCAAGACCTACAACCACTGGCTTGATAACATCCGCGACTGGTGCATCTCCCGCCAGATCTGGTGGGGACACCGCATTCCCGCATGGGTATGCGCCGACTGCGGCGAATTGCTCGTGGATACCGATACTCCCGCAGCGTGCAAGTGCGGCAGCACCAATCTCACGCAGGATGAGGACGTGCTCGATACGTGGTTCTCTTCCGCGCTCTGGCCCTTCACAACCATGGGCTGGCCGGACAAGACCCCCGAACTTGCCAAGTACTACCCCACCTCCGTGCTCGTCACCGGTTTTGACATCCTGTTCTTCTGGGTGGCGCGCATGATGATGATGGGCCTGCAGTTCATGGACGAGGTGCCCTTCAAGCACGTGTACATCCACGCCCTTGTGCGCGATGAGCAAGGCAAGAAGATGTCCAAGTCCACCGGCAACGTCATCGACCCCGTGGAGATGATCGAAAAGTACGGCTGCGACTCCCTGCGCTTCACGCTGACTTCCTTCGCTGCCATGGGCCGCGATATCAAGCTTTCCGAAGCGCGCATCGAAGGCTACCGCCACTTCTGCAACAAGATCTGGAACGCCACCCGTTTCGCGCTGATGAACCTGCCCGAAACCGCGCCCGCTCCGGTTGACCTGACCAAGGTGGACCTGCACCACAAGTGGATTCTCTCCCGTCTCGAAGGGCTGAAGAAGGCCACCGAAGCTGCAACTGATGCCTACCAGTTCAACGAAGTGGCCCAGAACCACTACAAGTTCATCTGGAACGAGTTCTGCGACTGGTATCTCGAACTCATCAAGCCCGACATGCGTGCGGGCGGCGAGCGCGAAAAGGCCGCACAGTACGTGCTCTGGATCGTTCTGCAGGAAATGATGGTGCTGCTGCACCCCGTCATGCCCTTCATCACCGCCGAAGTGTGGGCTGTTCTGCCGGGCATTGACAACCGCGACATCGCCACCATGCCCTTCCCCCCGGCCCGCCCCGAATGCGCAAGCCGCGCAGCCGAAGCGGACATGGAGCTGGTGCAGAATACCATCGTGGCCGTGCGTACCATCAAGGCTGAACTCAACATCTCGCCTTCCGCGAAGATGGACGTACTCATCCGTACCGCTTCCGACGAAGTGCGCGGTCTGTTCGACGCAAACAAGGAAGTCATGCTCTTCCTTGCCCGCCTGAACAGCGTGAGCTGCGGATCGGACGTGAAGGCACCCAAGGCATCCGCCTCCAGCGTGGTGTCCGGTAACGAAATCATTCTGCCCCTGTCCGGTCACGTGAACTTTGCCGACGAACTTGCCCGTCTGGACAAGGAAATAGGCAAGATCGAGAAGGACCTGAAGGGCGTGCTCGGCAAGCTGCGTAACGACAGCTTTGTTGCCAAGGCGCCCGCCGAGATCGTGCAGAAGGAAAAGGACCGTGCCGTCGAGCTGGAAGAGACGCTTGATACGTTGCAGAAGCTGCAGAAGCGCTTCCGCGATGCAATGGAATAG
- a CDS encoding DUF3795 domain-containing protein — translation MSVAPRHLVAPCGLDCSRCISCTEGRSVQLSRELLELLGENFHAYAARLQAINPALAEYPQFRRVLESFAQDRCGGCRSGTRVCLPSCNVMSCTSAKGVEFCFQCDEYPCTNTGLPEPVLKKWRTQNDRMREIGIDGYLRELAETPRYP, via the coding sequence ATGTCTGTAGCGCCGCGTCATCTGGTTGCCCCCTGCGGGCTGGACTGCTCCCGCTGCATATCCTGCACGGAAGGCAGGAGTGTGCAGCTGTCGCGGGAACTGCTGGAACTGCTGGGAGAAAATTTTCATGCGTACGCGGCGCGGCTGCAGGCAATAAACCCTGCACTTGCGGAATATCCGCAGTTTCGCCGTGTGCTGGAATCTTTTGCGCAGGACCGCTGCGGCGGCTGCCGTTCCGGTACGCGGGTCTGCCTGCCAAGTTGCAATGTCATGAGCTGCACCTCTGCCAAGGGTGTGGAATTCTGCTTCCAATGTGACGAATACCCCTGTACGAATACGGGGTTGCCCGAGCCGGTACTCAAAAAGTGGCGTACCCAGAACGACCGCATGCGTGAGATCGGCATTGACGGATACCTGAGGGAACTCGCGGAAACGCCGCGGTACCCGTAG